The following proteins are encoded in a genomic region of Cydia strobilella chromosome 19, ilCydStro3.1, whole genome shotgun sequence:
- the LOC134750369 gene encoding uncharacterized protein LOC134750369, with amino-acid sequence MAFYNRKMIQNKHIIQAWRAGHRFEIHCDEEINLPDMCDEIGKWTRHSRSRHSRLSVRSLSVVLFGAVRLYRHQTNRLLKDTFKCSTRPVSVFPTDDHTSVSAVSESSVDELAEFMTGIDATNTAESSVDELAEFMTGIDATNTAESSVDELAEFMTGIDATKTAENNIFENGNPSESTEYNTDTESLPEDDDSTVFAVSLPSNSIREEHTHSEEEDTTEKKRDQMIQTSPTPSDNFTNFDQNLPLGYTIVHDNFHSRIPSMVIMSSLPESARFLPSHRTMHCV; translated from the exons ATGGCTTTCTACAATAGAAAAATGATTCAGAACAAGCATATTATTCAAGCTTGGAGAGCCGGACATCGATTCGAAATACATTGTgatgaagaaattaatttacctGATATGTG CGACGAGATCGGAAAGTGGACGCGGCACAGCCGCAGCCGTCACAGCCGACTCTCTGTACGCAGCCTATCTGTCGTGCTCTTCGGCGCCGTACGGCTATACAGGCACCAAACCAATCGCTTGTTGAAAG ATACTTTCAAATGCAGTACAAGGCCAGTATCAGTCTTTCCGACTGATGACCACACATCAGTCTCAGCCGTCTCAG agtcTTCAGTAGATGAATTAGCCGAGTTTATGACCGGTATAGACGCAACTAACACGGCAG agtcTTCAGTAGATGAATTAGCCGAGTTTATGACCGGTATAGACGCAACTAACACGGCAG agtcTTCAGTAGATGAATTAGCCGAGTTTATGACCGGTATAGACGCAACTAAAACGGCAG aaaataatatatttgaaaaCGGAAATCCGTCTGAATCAACTGAATACAATACGGACACGGAGTCATTACCGGAGGATGACGACTCTACGGTATTTGCAGTTTCACTTCCATCTAATAGTATACGAGAAGAA CATACTCATTCCGAAGAAGAAGACACGACCGAAAAAAAAAGAGACCAGATGATCCAAACATCACCAACTCCATCCGATAATTTCACTAATTTCGACCAGAACCTACCGTTAGGGTACACCATAGTCCACGACAACTTCCACTCTAGGATACCTAGCATGGTAATAATGTCTAGCCTTCCTGAAAGCGCTAGATTCCTGCCCAGTCACAGGACAATGCACTGCGTATAG